The Sphingobacterium lactis sequence CTGCTAAGCTTGACAGCGGTGGAAAGCATGGCTGAAATTTGGTTGAATGGAAAGCAGGTCGGAGTGATTTGGACAAATCCATTTGAAATAGATGTCACCGAATTTTTGAGAGAAGGGAGAAATATGTTGGAGATCAAAGTATTCAATACATGGGGGAACCGTTTCTGGTATGAAACACAAAACCCTGATATTAAAGTAAAGAAAATGGAAACACCAGCCCCAAGTAAATATCTCAAGGGATTCTTGCCAGCGGGATTAAATGGTCCAGTTTCATTGCATTGGTTCACTCAAGAACACTAAAGAAAATCACATGAAAATTAAGCTCCTAATTACAATTATAAGTTTCTGTTATTGTTTCCAAGCAATCAGTCAGGTTCGGTTATCTGCTTTATTTACAGATCAAATGGTTCTTCAACAGCAGCGCCGTGTTCCAATTTGGGGGTGGGGAACACCAAAAGAAAGAATCACAGTTGTAACTTCATGGGACAACAAGGAATATGCTGGAGAGGTATCTGAGGATGGAACTTGGAAACTGTATATAAACACCCCAAAAGCGGGAGGACCTTTTAAAATTACAATAACACAGAAGACAAGTCTTGTCCTTACTGATGTGCTTATTGGAGAGGTCTGGTTATGTTCTGGGCAATCGAATATGGAGATGCCTTTAAAAGGATATCCTGGTCAACCAATAATCGGAAGTACGGAAGCTATTTTAGGGTCAACGAATGATAAACTGCGCTTTTATACCGTTCCTCGGAATCCAGTGTTGAAACCAGCAGTAGATAGTAAACCGGGTTCTTGGAAAACTGCTAATCCTGAAAACGTAGCTAACTTCAGTGCCACGGCATATTTTTTTGGTAAACGGATTTACGAAGTGTTGGAGGTTCCCATTGGATTAATCCTGAGTGCTTATGGAGGCTCTAATGTAGAAGCTTGGATGGAGCAATCTTGGCTTTCGGATATGGAAGGCTTGGAAGTTCCAAAAACAGAGGAGGGGTTAAAGGATAAAAATAGAGTGCCGACTATGTTATATAATGGAATGATTCATCCGATTGCTGAGTTTGGTATTCGTGGCATGATTTGGTATCAAGGGGAATCCAATTATGAACGCGAGGGCTCCTATGATCTTCTTTTTCCCAAGATGGTGGAGGAATATAGAAAGCTTTGGAAACAGGAAAACTTACCATTTTATTTTACACAAATTGCACCGTTTGATTATAAATCATTACCCCCTCACCATGCCGGCGAAAAATTTAATTCCGCTTACCTGCGGGATGCACAGAGAAAATCGCTCAATAAAATTAAATACAGTGGCATGGCCGTGACTTTGGATCTAGGAGAAGAAAACTGCATTCATCCTGCCCATAAAAGGGAGGTCGGTGATCGTTTGGCTTTGTTGGCTTTAGGAGATGCCTATGGCACAAAAGGAATATTTTATCGAAGTCCATCTTATGAGAAAATCGAAATAATCGATGGACAGATTAAAGTTTCTTTTACTGAGGCACCTCTGGGGTTGACCACATTTGGAAAACCGTTAAGATCATTTGAAATCGCAGGTGAAGACCGCATGTTTTATTCCGCAGAAGCAAAGATCGTAGGAAAGCAGGTTGTTGTTTCTTCCGAGCAGGTTAAAAATCCGGTGGCTGTGCGTTATGCCTTCAAAGATTTTGTTATAGGGGATTTATTCGGAGTAAATGGGCTTCCGGTCGGGTCCTTTCGTTCAGATGATTGGTAGTAACAGTTATGAAAGTACAACTTTTAAAGAATATTTTATTGTTTTTGGCACTGTTGAGCTTCGGAACGGAGGTTTTAGGTCAGGATCAGGATAGCCAATTTGCCGAATACAATGTGAAATGGACCTCAGCAAGCCAAAATTCTTCGGAATCAATGCCCGTTGGTGGAGGCGATATTGGGTTAAATGCTTGGGTGGAAAATGGTGATTTGCTGGTTTACCTTGGAAAAACAGGAGCATTTGATGAAAATAATACCTTGCTCAAGTTAGGTCGATTACGAATTAAATTATCACCTAATCTTCTGCTGAGTTCACGATTTTCACAAGAACTCCAAATTGAAAAGGGACAGATCGAAATTAATGTTGAACAAGGTAACATTCAAGCTAAACTATTTATTTGGGTCGATGTCTTTAGTCCAAACATCCACATTGAAGTGCATTCAAATAAGGCTATTGATGTTGAACCGGCTTATGAAAGTTGGCGGTATGAAGATCTTTACCCCTTAAAAAAGGAAAATAACATGAATTCATGGAAATGGGCTCCACCTCACCGTGTGATTACCCATAGCGATAGTATTCGTTCCGAAAGACAACAAGTCATTTTCTACCACCGTAATAAGGATATCACAGCTTTTGATATTGTAGTACGGCAACAGGAAATGGAAAGTGTAAAAGATTCTCTATTTAATCCGCTGCTGAATTTAATATCGGGAGGAATTCTCCAAGGCGATGGATTTGAATTTCTTGGCACAGCAATGGGTAAGTATATGGATACGCCCTTTAAATCGTGGCGTTTAAAAAGTAGCAAACCACGTAAAAATCATCATATCCAAACCACGTTGCATGTCGGTGCTAATTCTACTTCCAGCATGTGGGAGC is a genomic window containing:
- a CDS encoding sialate O-acetylesterase, producing MKIKLLITIISFCYCFQAISQVRLSALFTDQMVLQQQRRVPIWGWGTPKERITVVTSWDNKEYAGEVSEDGTWKLYINTPKAGGPFKITITQKTSLVLTDVLIGEVWLCSGQSNMEMPLKGYPGQPIIGSTEAILGSTNDKLRFYTVPRNPVLKPAVDSKPGSWKTANPENVANFSATAYFFGKRIYEVLEVPIGLILSAYGGSNVEAWMEQSWLSDMEGLEVPKTEEGLKDKNRVPTMLYNGMIHPIAEFGIRGMIWYQGESNYEREGSYDLLFPKMVEEYRKLWKQENLPFYFTQIAPFDYKSLPPHHAGEKFNSAYLRDAQRKSLNKIKYSGMAVTLDLGEENCIHPAHKREVGDRLALLALGDAYGTKGIFYRSPSYEKIEIIDGQIKVSFTEAPLGLTTFGKPLRSFEIAGEDRMFYSAEAKIVGKQVVVSSEQVKNPVAVRYAFKDFVIGDLFGVNGLPVGSFRSDDW